The following coding sequences are from one Collimonas arenae window:
- the rnc gene encoding ribonuclease III yields the protein MDLMLLQNRLGHTFKDATLLQQALTHRSHSTLHNERLEFLGDSILNCVVASLLFDRYTKIDEGDLSRVRANLVKQQSLYEIAQRLELSQFLRLGEGELKSGGFRRPSILADTLEALFGAIFLDAGFDAARDVIRALYIPILDTVDPKTLGKDAKTLLQEYLQGKKIALPQYNVVATHGAAHNQEFEIECLVPKLDIQVFGSGGSRRAGEQAAAKLALEAVQKAFVKAPATPRKTKPRTAQLKLTGIATIQPDAPDAPLDEPIVAKAAGSAKTAGSTKAGNAVSLPSADVAAPATAAAATSATSNATPLITSKSKTA from the coding sequence ATGGACCTCATGTTATTGCAAAATCGGCTAGGCCACACTTTTAAGGATGCTACGTTGCTGCAGCAGGCCTTGACGCACCGCAGCCATAGCACCTTGCATAACGAACGGTTGGAGTTCCTCGGCGATTCGATCCTGAATTGCGTTGTCGCTTCATTGTTGTTCGACCGTTATACCAAGATCGACGAAGGTGACCTGTCGCGCGTGCGCGCCAATCTGGTCAAGCAGCAGTCGCTGTATGAAATCGCGCAGCGGCTGGAGCTGTCGCAGTTCCTGCGCCTGGGCGAGGGCGAATTGAAGTCTGGCGGGTTTCGGCGGCCGTCAATCCTTGCCGATACGCTGGAAGCGCTGTTTGGCGCGATTTTCCTGGATGCCGGCTTCGATGCAGCACGTGACGTGATTCGTGCCCTGTACATTCCGATCCTCGATACCGTCGATCCGAAAACACTCGGCAAGGACGCCAAGACGCTGTTGCAGGAATACCTGCAAGGCAAGAAGATCGCCTTGCCACAATACAATGTTGTGGCTACCCATGGCGCCGCGCACAATCAGGAGTTCGAAATTGAATGCCTGGTGCCGAAACTGGATATCCAGGTGTTCGGCAGTGGTGGCAGCCGTCGCGCCGGCGAGCAGGCTGCGGCCAAACTGGCGCTGGAAGCCGTGCAGAAAGCTTTCGTGAAAGCCCCGGCGACGCCACGCAAGACCAAGCCACGTACCGCGCAATTGAAACTCACCGGGATTGCGACGATCCAGCCGGATGCGCCCGACGCACCGCTTGACGAACCGATTGTTGCCAAGGCAGCCGGATCTGCGAAAACTGCTGGCAGCACGAAAGCTGGCAACGCGGTATCGTTACCATCCGCTGATGTCGCTGCGCCGGCAACTGCCGCAGCCGCGACTTCTGCAACCTCTAATGCAACACCCCTTATTACGAGTAAATCGAAAACCGCATGA
- the acpS gene encoding holo-ACP synthase has product MIYGIGTDIIQIPRIEAALTRNGDRFAGKILGPQEMEKYLQRKARVEARGIRFLATRFAAKEAFSKALGLGMRMPMTWRAMQTLNAPSGRPIVVVNEALEEFMKKNGLTAQVSITDEVDYAVAFVIVEKS; this is encoded by the coding sequence ATGATCTACGGCATTGGTACTGACATCATCCAGATCCCGCGTATCGAGGCGGCGCTGACGCGTAATGGAGATCGCTTTGCGGGAAAGATACTCGGCCCGCAGGAGATGGAAAAATACCTGCAGCGCAAAGCCAGGGTCGAGGCGCGCGGGATTCGTTTCCTGGCAACACGCTTTGCCGCCAAGGAGGCTTTTTCCAAGGCGCTCGGATTGGGGATGAGGATGCCGATGACCTGGCGTGCGATGCAAACCTTGAATGCGCCCAGCGGCCGGCCTATCGTGGTCGTCAACGAAGCGCTCGAAGAATTTATGAAAAAAAACGGCTTGACCGCCCAGGTATCGATTACCGATGAAGTGGATTACGCGGTCGCCTTCGTCATAGTGGAGAAGTCATGA
- the era gene encoding GTPase Era, translating into MTDSTPQASTEASPAADFRCGYIAIVGRPNVGKSTLMNELIGAKVSITSRKAQTTRHRITGIQTVADTQFVYVDTPGFQTRHSNALNKTLNRTVTTTLTAADVILYIIEAGTFGPADQQVMDLLPNNVPCILVINKSDRVKDKAVLLPFAQKIAALRDFAAVVPVSAKLRFQLDNLQGEIRKHLPANPPMFGEDDITDRSEKFLAAEIVREKVFRFVGDELPYTSTVLIEKFEVEGNLRRVFAAILVERDTHKSMVIGQKGARLKDISTQARLDMERLFGGPVYLEIWVKVKSGWADNEAGLRAYGYE; encoded by the coding sequence ATGACAGACTCTACACCCCAGGCATCGACCGAAGCATCGCCGGCAGCTGATTTTCGTTGCGGCTATATCGCGATCGTCGGTCGGCCGAACGTAGGCAAGTCAACCTTGATGAACGAGCTGATTGGCGCCAAGGTCAGCATCACCTCGCGCAAAGCGCAGACTACACGGCACCGGATCACTGGTATTCAGACCGTCGCCGATACGCAATTCGTGTATGTCGATACGCCTGGTTTCCAGACCCGCCATTCGAATGCGCTCAACAAGACGCTTAACCGCACTGTGACCACCACGCTGACTGCGGCCGACGTGATCCTGTATATCATTGAAGCAGGTACCTTCGGCCCGGCCGACCAGCAGGTGATGGATCTGTTGCCGAACAACGTGCCATGCATACTTGTCATCAACAAATCGGACCGGGTCAAGGACAAGGCAGTTTTGCTGCCTTTCGCGCAGAAGATTGCCGCGTTGCGCGATTTCGCAGCGGTAGTGCCGGTATCAGCCAAGCTGCGTTTTCAGCTGGATAATCTGCAGGGCGAGATTCGCAAGCATCTGCCGGCTAATCCGCCGATGTTTGGCGAAGACGACATCACTGACCGCAGCGAAAAATTCCTGGCTGCAGAAATCGTGCGCGAAAAAGTATTCCGTTTTGTCGGCGACGAGTTGCCGTACACCAGCACCGTCCTGATCGAGAAATTTGAGGTCGAAGGCAACTTGCGCCGTGTATTTGCCGCCATCCTGGTGGAGCGCGATACGCACAAATCGATGGTGATCGGCCAGAAGGGCGCACGCCTGAAGGATATCTCGACCCAGGCCCGGCTCGATATGGAGCGTCTGTTCGGCGGTCCGGTGTACCTAGAAATCTGGGTCAAGGTGAAATCCGGCTGGGCCGACAACGAGGCCGGATTACGCGCATACGGCTACGAATAA
- the pdxJ gene encoding pyridoxine 5'-phosphate synthase, with protein MSYLNPTSSIIDLGINIDHVATLRNARGTIYPDPIQAALQAEEAGADAITLHLREDRRHIRDADVEAIRPLLRTRMNLEAAVTQEMIDFSCKIKPHDSCLVPERRHELTTEGGLDVVKYFSEVQAAVRQLQAEGIRVSLFIDPEADQIQAAAETGAPVIELHTGRYAEAHDEGAQRAELERVQVAVQEGVRRGLKVNAGHGLHYTNAQAIAAIPDIAELNIGHAIVAHAVFVGWKAAVSEMKALMVKARLA; from the coding sequence ATGAGCTATCTCAATCCAACATCGTCGATTATCGACCTTGGCATCAATATCGATCACGTCGCTACCTTGCGCAATGCACGCGGCACGATTTATCCGGACCCGATACAAGCGGCGCTGCAGGCGGAAGAAGCGGGCGCTGATGCGATCACCTTGCACCTGCGTGAAGATCGTCGCCATATCCGCGATGCCGATGTCGAGGCGATTCGCCCGCTACTGCGCACGCGGATGAATCTGGAGGCCGCGGTAACCCAGGAGATGATCGATTTCTCCTGCAAGATCAAGCCGCATGATTCCTGTCTGGTGCCGGAGCGTCGCCATGAACTGACGACGGAAGGCGGTCTTGACGTGGTCAAGTATTTTTCCGAGGTGCAGGCGGCAGTTCGACAGTTGCAGGCGGAAGGGATACGGGTCAGTCTGTTCATTGATCCGGAAGCCGACCAGATTCAGGCCGCGGCGGAAACTGGTGCGCCGGTGATCGAACTGCATACCGGGCGTTATGCTGAAGCGCACGACGAGGGCGCTCAGCGCGCCGAGCTTGAGCGCGTGCAAGTGGCGGTGCAGGAAGGCGTGCGGCGCGGCCTCAAGGTTAATGCCGGGCATGGCTTGCATTACACCAACGCCCAGGCCATCGCCGCGATTCCAGACATCGCGGAATTGAATATTGGCCACGCCATCGTGGCGCACGCGGTTTTTGTCGGCTGGAAAGCCGCGGTCAGTGAGATGAAGGCGTTGATGGTGAAGGCGCGCCTGGCTTAA
- the recO gene encoding DNA repair protein RecO, translating into MVPAAASPRRRARAPEKDTRVTAQPGFVLHSYPHRETSLIIDVFTRDYGRIALVAKGAKRPLSKLRGVLQTFQPLSLSWSGKSEIRTLIAAEWVGGLLPLEKSALLCGFYLNELLVKLVARDDPHAILFNHYVTTLNQLAHQEPAPIVLRQFERALLKQTGVAGDFTICTSSRQPIDPAEMYVVDPERGPRTARASDSWPRVSGKTLLDMEREDYRDVATQAQSKVLMRFLLAYHLGGAPLNTRQILIDLMQL; encoded by the coding sequence ATTGTTCCTGCCGCCGCCAGTCCCAGGCGGCGCGCCCGCGCCCCTGAAAAAGATACCCGCGTCACCGCGCAGCCTGGTTTTGTCCTGCATAGCTACCCGCACCGCGAAACCAGCCTGATCATCGACGTCTTCACCCGTGACTACGGCCGCATTGCGCTGGTCGCCAAGGGAGCCAAGCGTCCCTTGTCGAAACTCCGTGGCGTGCTGCAAACCTTCCAGCCATTGTCGCTGAGCTGGAGCGGAAAATCCGAAATCCGTACCTTGATTGCCGCCGAATGGGTTGGTGGCTTGCTGCCGCTGGAGAAGTCGGCGCTGTTGTGCGGCTTTTATCTGAACGAATTGCTGGTCAAGCTAGTGGCGCGCGATGATCCGCACGCAATTTTATTCAATCATTACGTCACGACCCTCAATCAGTTGGCGCATCAGGAGCCTGCGCCGATTGTGCTGCGCCAGTTCGAAAGGGCGTTGCTCAAGCAGACCGGCGTGGCCGGCGATTTCACCATCTGCACCAGCAGCCGCCAGCCGATTGATCCGGCTGAAATGTACGTGGTCGATCCCGAGCGCGGTCCGCGGACGGCGCGCGCCTCCGATTCCTGGCCGCGCGTCAGTGGCAAGACATTGCTGGATATGGAACGCGAAGATTATCGCGATGTTGCCACCCAGGCGCAAAGCAAGGTGCTGATGCGCTTCCTGTTGGCATATCATCTGGGTGGCGCGCCGCTGAACACGCGCCAGATACTGATTGATCTGATGCAGTTGTAG
- a CDS encoding DUF4845 domain-containing protein — MTPTTIEYFSIKKAIASARTAGTTVQEIQNAFNKQAEVGYIDAIAGKDLDITKNGDDIQISFAYEKKIPLAGPVSLLINYAGSTAKNP; from the coding sequence GTGACGCCGACGACGATTGAGTATTTCTCGATCAAGAAAGCCATCGCCAGCGCCAGGACGGCCGGTACGACAGTGCAGGAAATCCAGAATGCATTCAATAAGCAGGCCGAGGTAGGCTATATCGATGCGATCGCTGGAAAAGATCTGGACATTACCAAGAACGGCGACGATATCCAGATCAGCTTTGCGTATGAAAAGAAAATCCCGCTGGCTGGACCAGTCAGCCTGTTGATCAATTATGCGGGCAGCACCGCCAAGAACCCTTAA